The Dickeya poaceiphila DNA window GTAGATGACATGAAAGTGTACACCGAAGTCACCGTTGGCGGTCCGCTGTCTAACAATAAGGGCATCAACAAACTGGGTGGAGGCTTGTCCGCAGAAGCATTAACTGAAAAAGACAAAGCCGATATCATCACCGCCGCCAAAATCGACGTAGACTTCCTGGCGGTATCATTCCCGCGTACTGGCGAAGATCTGCATTATGCTCGCCGTCTGGCACGCGAGGCCGGCAGTAACGCCAAAATCGTCTCCAAGGTAGAACGCGCAGAAGCCGTATCAACCGATGAGGCCATGGACGACATTATTCTTGCCTCTGACGTAGTAATGGTTGCTCGTGGCGATCTGGGCGTAGAAATTGGTGACCCGGAACTGGTTGGCATCCAGAAAAAACTGATTCGACGCGCTCGTCAGCTGAACCGTGCCGTCATTACGGCGACCCAAATGATGGAGTCGATGATCACCAATCCAATGCCGACCCGCGCTGAAGTGATGGACGTTGCCAACGCTGTACTGGACGGGACCGACGCGGTGATGCTCTCTGCAGAAACGGCTGCCGGCCAATACCCGGCGGAAACGGTCGCCGCCATGGCTAAGGTCTGTCTGGGTGCAGAAAAAATCCCCAGCATCAACGTATCCAAACACCGCCTTGATGTGCAGTTCGACAATGTGGAAGAGTCTATCGCCATGTCCGCGATGTACGCGGCCAACCACCTTAACGGCGTCACCGCGATTATCGCCATGACCGAATCTGGTCGTACCGCGCTGATGATGTCCCGCATCAGTTCGGGTCTGCCGATTTTCGCTATGTCTTGTCACGAGCACACACTGAATTTAACCGCCCTTTATCGTGGCGTCACCCCGGTAAAGTTCACCAGCTATACCGATGGTGTGGCGGCGGCTAACGACGCCGTACTGCTGCTGCGCGACAAAGGCTTCCTGATGTCGGGTGATCTGGTTATCGTCACCCAGGGTGATGTGATGGGTACAGTCGGCACCACCAATACGGTGCGAGTACTACGGGTGGAATAACCGCTTAGCAATACTGAAGCCTTTTATTTATGACAAAAGCGGGGCGATAACAGCGCCCCGCTTTATTTTTTAATATCGTCTGTCTTCGGGATGTTACCTGCTGGTTTACCTTACAGCATAACGAACTGACGCATGAGGTGGCAGCATGACTATGTTGTTGAAACGTGCTGGTGTTCAGTATGTTGCTCCAGCCCACCAAAGAGATTGGCACGGCTGATACTAAAGCGCCCGTCACTGTAGTAAACGTCATAGCCGCCGAATAGATTGGCACAGCTGGTACTATCTGAACCATCACTGTAGTGGGTATCCAACCCGCCTGAGCGATTCATACGGCTGATGCTACTGGTGCCGTCACTAAAATAAGTATCATATCCACCAGACAGGTTAACCAGGCTGATACTGGTTCGCCCATCACTGTAGCAGGTATCAAACCCGCCAGACTGATTGGCTCGGCTGGTAGATGTCGAACCGTCAGTATAACGGCAGTCCTGACCGCCGGAGAGATTGACACGGCAGCTCTCAGCCGAAGAAACAGGAGTCTGTGCGGTGAGTAAAGCGAGACATAAAAGCGGTTTATTCATAATAAAATAACCCAATCTTTCTCCAAAAAAATACGTCATATCTCCCCACTCAGGAATAACGCATTGGCTATTTCTCAATAACGCCGAATATGATTATCTCCTGACCGGGGAATTTATTGCCATTCATAGGAACATTACGGTTTCTTTTATTGTCGCGCGATATTTACCGTGCCGTCCGTTAACTAACGGACAATTTTACCTGGCGTCATTATTATTGCTTTTCATCTCATCCATTTTCTCTGCACTGCTGGTTTTAGTTTTCTTTATGACATTGGTGCTATCGACATGTTGCTTTTTCCTAAACCCATTACTGTGGTTTAAACAAACCCTGACGACCAGAATCAGAG harbors:
- the pyk gene encoding pyruvate kinase, with the protein product MSRRLRRTKIVTTLGPATDRDNNLEKIIAAGANVVRLNFSHGTLEDHLLRANKVREIAAKLGRHVAILGDLQGPKIRVSTFKEGKIFLNVGDKFLLDANLGKGEGDKEKVGIDYKGLPGDVVSGDILLLDDGRVQLKVLTVDDMKVYTEVTVGGPLSNNKGINKLGGGLSAEALTEKDKADIITAAKIDVDFLAVSFPRTGEDLHYARRLAREAGSNAKIVSKVERAEAVSTDEAMDDIILASDVVMVARGDLGVEIGDPELVGIQKKLIRRARQLNRAVITATQMMESMITNPMPTRAEVMDVANAVLDGTDAVMLSAETAAGQYPAETVAAMAKVCLGAEKIPSINVSKHRLDVQFDNVEESIAMSAMYAANHLNGVTAIIAMTESGRTALMMSRISSGLPIFAMSCHEHTLNLTALYRGVTPVKFTSYTDGVAAANDAVLLLRDKGFLMSGDLVIVTQGDVMGTVGTTNTVRVLRVE